The segment CCGTTCGCGCGACGTGTTGCACGTCCATGGTTGGCTCTGGCGCCATCGTGCCATTGGCCTGCGGAACGCCGCGACTCATCCGTTCGGTTAACTCGGTGGCCGCGTTGCCGATGTCGATCTGGCTGACGGCTATGTTGTGGGCCCGGCCATCGAGCGCCCCCGACTTGGTCAACCCGGCAATCGCGTGCTTGGTCGCTGTATAAGGTGCCGAATTGGGCCGCGGCGTGTGAGCAGAGATCGAGCCGTTGTTGATGATTCGTCCGCCGCGCGGCGACTGGGCTTTCATCACCCGAAACGCTTCGCGCATGCACCAGAACGCGCCCGACAGGTTCACATCGACCACCGAACGCCATTGCGCGTCGCCGAGTTCGTCGAGCGGCACTGGCGGCGCGCCGATGCCGGCGTTGTTGAACAACAGGTCGACGCGGCGGAACTCTTGCATCACTCGATCGAAAAGCGACCGCACGGCAGCCGGATCGGTAACGTCGCAGGGGACTGTCAACGCGCTCGCGCCGTGCTCGCCCGCCAGTTCCTTTGTGGCAGCCAACGCCTCGGCGCGACGGCCAACCAGCGCCACGGCGTACCCGTCGTGCAGCAACGCCAGCGCCACGGCTCGGCCAATTCCCGAGCCCGCGCCGGTGACGATGGCAATTCGGCGTGGCGTACTCATGGGAGGCTTCTCCATCAATCTAACACGCGGCGATTTGGGTCGATGACGCACCAGGCCGCGGCGCCGACGGCGAACAAGCTGGCGATCAGGATCAGCGGCGCGTTCCAATCGGCGAATCGTTCCGCCAGGTAGATGACGACGATCGGGCTCAAGATGCTGCCGATCTGCCCCGACGTGTTCATCGTGGCGCTGAGCGCGGCCGTGTGGCTGCCCGCGATGTCCTGGCACGTTCCCCAGGCGGCCCCCAGCGTGAACATGCTGGCCGCGGTGCCAATCGAAATCAACGACGCCGCCACCATCGGTTCGCTGACCACGGTCGCTAGCGCCGTCGCCACGGCGGCCATCGCATAAGCGACAAAGCCGACGCCGGCGCGCCCCAGGCGGGCCCCGAATCGTCTCACCGCCCAATCGGTGGCCACGCCGCCGAACAAGTCGGCCAACACACTTAGCAGCAGCGGCAAACCCGCGAACACGCCCAATTCGGTATCGGAGAAGCCATGCTTCTCGTGCAGGAACGTCGGCAGCCAGGTAATGCAAAAGTAGAACACGAAACTGTTGGGAAAGTACATCACGCACAGGGCGATGACATTGCGATGCCTGAGCAGTTTGCGCCAGAAATGCCCATCGATGGCGTGTGGCGAGGCCAGATCGCGGCCGGCGTAGATCAAATCTCGCTCGGCCTCGTTCACTCGTGGATCGAGCGCCGGATCGTCACGGTACCAGCGCTGCCAGGCCGCGGCCCAGGCGAAGCCAATCACCCCGAACAGCACGAAGATCATGCGCCAATGAAGATGGCCCAGCAGCAGCAAGACCAGCGAAGGAGTGAGCCCGCCCGAGAGATGCGCGCCGGCAAAGAAGACTCCCTGTACCGTGCCGCGCTCGCGGCGCGGTATCCACTGCGAGAAGGTGCGCGCCGCCGAGGGCCATGCGCCGGCTTCTCCCATGCCGAACAAGAAGCGAATGGCCATTAGCGAGTACTGTCCCCAGGCAACGGCAGTGGCCACCGTGAAGGCCGACCACCAGCCGACGATGCGTGTAAGCACCAGGCGCGTTCCCAGCCGGTCGGCCCAAAGCGCGGTGGGAATCTCGAAGGCGGCATAGGCCAGCGCAAAGGCGCTGTAGACGTAGCTCATCTGGTCCTTGTCGAGGTCCAGGTCCGCCATGATCTGCGGCGCCAGGGTCGCGATGCAAGCGCGATCGAGGTACGTAACCATCGCCAACAGCACGCACAAGCCCACGACTCGATAGCGAGCCCGGCTGGGCGTGTACTGCTGTGTAACGGCCATGAAGGGTCACATGGTTGAATTGCTGATGACGGCAGGCGAGATGGTGAGAAATCGAAAGAGATCACCGACCCGGTCACTTGGCGCGGCTGGCGTAGGTGCGGCCAAGTTTATCGACAATCGCCCGGCGGAGTTCCAGGACGTCGAGCTGGCCGCTTTTGCGATAGCACACTTCGCCGCCGGGGAGAATCAGCAGCGTGTGCGGGACCGGCCCCTCCCACTTGGCATCGAGCAAGTCGGCCAGCCGGTCACGGTTGCTGATCGTCGACAAATAGTTAGTGGTCGATGCGTGATGCTCTTGCAAAACCTTGAGCACTGCATCGCGCTGTTCCGGCTCATCGATGCTGATGGTCACCAGCTGAAAGTCTCGCTTGCGATACATGCGATTGATGGCCACCAACTCGGGCATCTCGGCCACACAGGGCCCGCACCACGTGGCCCACACATTCACCAACAGCAATTTGCCGGTCTCGTTCTTCACCAACTTCTGCAGCGTCGCTTCATCGAGCGACTTCACCTCGGCGGTTTCCTGGTTGGCCTTGGCCAGCCAGGCCTCGGCTTCGGCGCGTTTTTCGGCCCACTTGGTCGAACAGCCAAACGTGCGGGTTCGTTCGACCGGCACGGCGCTTCCGGCCAGCAAGGCCTCGATGGCGTTGCGCGTGTCTTGACTGGTGACCAATCGGACGTCGGAATCGTCGATCCGTCCCACGTAGCGCAATTTGCGCCGGGCGTCGAATAAGAAGACTTGCGGCGTGGCGACCACGCCATAAGCGGCCGAGGTCTTTTGCGTCTCGCCGTCGTACAGGTAGGGGAACGCGAAGCTTCGCTCCTTGGCGCGGAGTTTCATATCTTCGAGCGAATCGCCGACGTCGGTGTAGCCCAACTCATCCAGCCGCAGCGCTTGATCATCATTCGGCGAAATGGCCACCAGCGCCACGCCACGATCCTGATAATCGGCATGCAACTTGATAATCCGCTCCTCGTAGGCTTGCGCCGTCGGGCAATGGTTGCAGGTGAACACAATCAGCAGCAACTTGGCATCGGCAAAGTCGGCCAGCGCATGTTGCTTGCCATCGACGCCAGGCAGCGAGAAATCAGGCGCCGCGTCGCCTATTTCCAGCGATTTGAACCCAGGGGGCGCTGCCAGAGACGAAAACGCCGTACCCAGCGCGAGTGACAAGGCGATGAAGGCATGAAGGCAGACAGATCGCATCGAGATGCTCTCTTGTGGTGCAAGTGGAATGTTCGTAATCCCCTTGTGGCAACTGCGGTGGAGTCGCATTGGTGACTATCGGGCCGCTTTCACTCGGCGGGGCTTTTTCGACGGCGCCGCCTTGGCGGGCACGACTTTCCAGGTGAGCGCTCGTTCGGCGCCGCGTTCACGCGACAGCCCGATTTCCTTCTCAAGCCGCTTGACCCATGCGGGGCATGGCGTGCTGTAAGGTAAATTGAGCTGGCTTTTCAGTTTGCCCCACGTCAGCCCGGCCGGCGACCGGCGCAGCGCTTGCTGGATCGCATCTCGAAACTCGACGTATCGCATCAAAGACCTCGTGAAATCTGAAAGGGCTAGTCTGAGTTGCCGATATGTACGAACGCGCGGCGGACGCGGTTGCCCGTGACCACTTCCTCCTCGTGCCAGCCCAGGTAGTGGACCTTGTACCGATCGCCGACCTTGGCCACCAGCCGGGCCGGGTACCAGACGCCATTCTGCTCGACTTCGAGCGGCGGGCCTTCATGCGGCAGGCACACCTGGTCGCGCGTCGCCGAGTTGGCCACGTAATAGGGCCCCGGCTGATTGTTGAAGCCCAGCACGTGGACGGCGAACTTCTCGCCGTGGTTCGGAGTTTCCGCCGGCGTGCCGATCAGCGCGGCGTACAGCCAACCATCGTGAACCATCGCCCCCAGCCGGGGCGAAGCCTGGGTCAGTCGCAGCGAGCCCGGCATCCGCGGCGACTTGACCACCACGGGGCGGGTCAATTGCCCTTCATGGTTCGGCGTGGGGCACATCACCTTGTAGCGCGCCTCGACATAGCGTAACAACTCGTCCAGGTCGACGACGCCGTCGCGGCTGAAGTCGGCCTTGCCCCACAACCCTTCGAGCGCGGCGATGTCGAGTTCGTTGCTGGCCGTTTGCTTGCCCGAGCAGGCGCACAGCGCCGTCACGTTCGCCGGCACCGGCGGGTCGTTCTGATGCGCCGCGGCAAAGCCCCCGCTGCCGCAGGTTTCGATGAACACCAGGGCGTGACAGGCCAGCTTGGCCAACTCGGCCTTCAGATCATGGGCGTGCAGAATTTTGCCGTCGGCGGTCTCGACGCTCCAACCGGTCGTGGGATCGGTCGCTCCGTGCGAGGTGAAATAGATCACGACCTGGTCGTGGGCCTTGGCCTCGCGCTGCAGCCATCGCAATTGGTCGACAATCGCCTGGTGAGTACACTGTTTCCCCAGCAATAGCCGCGTTTGGGACGCGCGATAGAAGCTCTTGGCCTGTTCCTGAAACACCTTTTCAAACTCGCGCGGAAAGCAATCCCAACCGTCGATGCTGTCGATCGGGTGCAAGAACACTTCGTACAGCGAGCCATCCCGTTCGATCGTGTAGCACTGCCGCGGGCCGCCGAACAGGAACGCCGTGTTGGCGAATTCGGCTTTGCCAAGCTGAGGGCCGCGCCCTTCAGCCAACAGGGTTTCATGCAGGGTGCCATCGTTGCGAACCGTGTACAAGACGTCCTGCACGACGGTCGCGGCCAACGTCGAGGCCAGGCCCCGCGACGGGCCAAGGCGTTGTCGCGAGCCCGATTGAAGATCAATCTTGGCCAAGTCGCCAGCCTTGTCGATGACGTAAAGCTGATCGCCGGCCGCCACCAGCGAAGTCACATCGTCGAAGTTCGCCGAACCGACGCGGGAACGATTGCCGTCGGCCAGATTGGCAACCTGCAACGCGCCGCCAGTTTCGACGGTGTAGAGGTGGCCTTTCAAGATCGCGCCGGCCCGCGCGCCGACCCAGGCCCGCTGGGCTCCCACGAATGCCCACGCCCCGTTGGCCGGGTTCACCTTGTACAGTGTGCCGCTCTGCTCGATCGTCCACAGACTGCCGCCGCCGGCGAACATCAGCCGTGTCTGATCAAAGCCCGGCGCCGCCACTTGAGCCCATTGACCATTGTCGAGTCGCGTGACGTAGAGCGCGCCGTTGGCTTCGGCCGTGTACAGCCGATCGCCGAGGATCGCCCCGGCGCGGGTGCCGCGCCAGGCTTGCGGCTTGCCCAGTTGCCGCCAGTGCCCGCGTATGCCTTGCTGGTTCAGCGCGATGCCAAGCTGATAGAGGTCTCCGGTTGGCTCGGCGGCAAACAATTTTGAGTCAGCATCGACTCCTGTGAACGCCGCGACCAATAACAGCAGCATCAAAAGTCTCGCCACGAAGCGGCGCGACGGCGACCAGCGGTGAATGAGGAGCACGCAGTCCATGATGTCACGATACCGATTCGGTGAACGTATCGAAAGTTAATTCGCGCCGAACATGCCCGTCTTGCCTGGCGACGGTTGAAACTCGACCGGGATTTCTTTCAGCAACCGCTGGTGGAGTGACTGAATCTGCCCGCTGTCCAAGGGCTTGATCACGCCGCGCGGGTCAATGCTGCGCGTCGCGAGCAGTTGGCACATGGTTTCGAGTTGCTCGGCCGGAAACGGCGCCGGCTGCAATCGCCACCATCGCAATTCCTGGAAATCGAGCGTGGTCAGCCACTGCCCATCCGGGCTGAAGACGATCGACTTGGCCGGCACACCGCTCAGTCGTGGCACGATCGATTCTCCTGTTTCGAGATCGATCAGCTTCACGCCGCGAAAGGTCGTCGCGGCCACGAATTCACCGCTTGGGTGAATCGCGAGATCGATCATCAAGTCGCGCGTGGGGATCAAGACGGGGGGCAGGTCCGCTTGTTGCCAATCCCAAACCTTGAACTCGCGGTCAAAGCCCGACGTCAGCAGCCGTCGGCCATCGGGCGAGAACATGCCTCGGACAATGGCCGAGCGGGCTTCGAACGAGCGCGCCAGCCAGGGTTCACGCGAAAAATCCCAGACACGCAACGCGCCGCGATTCCCCCCCGCCAAGGCCACCGGCTCTCGTGGGTGAAACGCCAGCACGTCGATCATTTCGCCCGGCCCGCGCTCGTGCAAAGGCAGCGGCTTGCCGCGCGGCGCTCCGGTGGCCGGATCCCAAACCTTGACCACGCCGTCAGCGCCGCCGGTAATCAGCCAGCGTCCGTCCGCGCTGAACGCGGCGTCGCTGACCTGGCCGGCGTGTTGCAGGACCGCTTCGAGCGGCTTTCCGGTGGCCACGTCCCACAAGCGGGCCGTCTTGTCGGCGCTGCAAGAAACCAGCCGTTGGCCGCGTGGATCGAAGCGCAACTGGGTAATGGAGCCCTGATGTTGCGTCGCGGCGTCGCGCCGCCTACCGTTGTCGGCCTGCCACCAGTGGACCGAGCCGTCGGCACAACCCGCGGCCAGCCAGCGGCCATCGGGTGAAAGCGCCACGGCGCTGACAGTCGACGGGTGATCCAAGGGGCCATGTCGCACCGAGCCCGACGTGGGGTCAAGCAGCCAGGCTTGAGCGCCGCCATAGGCCGCCAAGGTGGAACCGTCTGGAGCAAAGGCCACGTGGGCCAGTTGTTTGACATCGGTCAGTCGCGCGTGGCCCAGGCGCGCTGACCGGCTGACGTCCCACCGCGCGCCGAATCCGCCGTTAGCGATCAGCACGCCCTCCGCAGTCGGTTGTACGACGGGCGCCGCCGGATGCCGCCACGGCGCGGCCAGCGACTCGCCCGTAGCGCTGCTGAAAAGCTGTACGGTGTGATCGTACGTCACGGTGACAAATCGCGCGCCGTCGGCGCTGAACCGCGCCGAGAACGGCGCATCGCGCAGTTCGATCGAATCGCCCGCCGGTTTGCCCGTTG is part of the Planctomycetota bacterium genome and harbors:
- a CDS encoding MFS transporter, encoding MAVTQQYTPSRARYRVVGLCVLLAMVTYLDRACIATLAPQIMADLDLDKDQMSYVYSAFALAYAAFEIPTALWADRLGTRLVLTRIVGWWSAFTVATAVAWGQYSLMAIRFLFGMGEAGAWPSAARTFSQWIPRRERGTVQGVFFAGAHLSGGLTPSLVLLLLGHLHWRMIFVLFGVIGFAWAAAWQRWYRDDPALDPRVNEAERDLIYAGRDLASPHAIDGHFWRKLLRHRNVIALCVMYFPNSFVFYFCITWLPTFLHEKHGFSDTELGVFAGLPLLLSVLADLFGGVATDWAVRRFGARLGRAGVGFVAYAMAAVATALATVVSEPMVAASLISIGTAASMFTLGAAWGTCQDIAGSHTAALSATMNTSGQIGSILSPIVVIYLAERFADWNAPLILIASLFAVGAAAWCVIDPNRRVLD
- a CDS encoding caspase family protein, whose product is MDCVLLIHRWSPSRRFVARLLMLLLLVAAFTGVDADSKLFAAEPTGDLYQLGIALNQQGIRGHWRQLGKPQAWRGTRAGAILGDRLYTAEANGALYVTRLDNGQWAQVAAPGFDQTRLMFAGGGSLWTIEQSGTLYKVNPANGAWAFVGAQRAWVGARAGAILKGHLYTVETGGALQVANLADGNRSRVGSANFDDVTSLVAAGDQLYVIDKAGDLAKIDLQSGSRQRLGPSRGLASTLAATVVQDVLYTVRNDGTLHETLLAEGRGPQLGKAEFANTAFLFGGPRQCYTIERDGSLYEVFLHPIDSIDGWDCFPREFEKVFQEQAKSFYRASQTRLLLGKQCTHQAIVDQLRWLQREAKAHDQVVIYFTSHGATDPTTGWSVETADGKILHAHDLKAELAKLACHALVFIETCGSGGFAAAHQNDPPVPANVTALCACSGKQTASNELDIAALEGLWGKADFSRDGVVDLDELLRYVEARYKVMCPTPNHEGQLTRPVVVKSPRMPGSLRLTQASPRLGAMVHDGWLYAALIGTPAETPNHGEKFAVHVLGFNNQPGPYYVANSATRDQVCLPHEGPPLEVEQNGVWYPARLVAKVGDRYKVHYLGWHEEEVVTGNRVRRAFVHIGNSD
- a CDS encoding redoxin domain-containing protein, whose amino-acid sequence is MRSVCLHAFIALSLALGTAFSSLAAPPGFKSLEIGDAAPDFSLPGVDGKQHALADFADAKLLLIVFTCNHCPTAQAYEERIIKLHADYQDRGVALVAISPNDDQALRLDELGYTDVGDSLEDMKLRAKERSFAFPYLYDGETQKTSAAYGVVATPQVFLFDARRKLRYVGRIDDSDVRLVTSQDTRNAIEALLAGSAVPVERTRTFGCSTKWAEKRAEAEAWLAKANQETAEVKSLDEATLQKLVKNETGKLLLVNVWATWCGPCVAEMPELVAINRMYRKRDFQLVTISIDEPEQRDAVLKVLQEHHASTTNYLSTISNRDRLADLLDAKWEGPVPHTLLILPGGEVCYRKSGQLDVLELRRAIVDKLGRTYASRAK
- a CDS encoding SDR family oxidoreductase, which encodes MSTPRRIAIVTGAGSGIGRAVALALLHDGYAVALVGRRAEALAATKELAGEHGASALTVPCDVTDPAAVRSLFDRVMQEFRRVDLLFNNAGIGAPPVPLDELGDAQWRSVVDVNLSGAFWCMREAFRVMKAQSPRGGRIINNGSISAHTPRPNSAPYTATKHAIAGLTKSGALDGRAHNIAVSQIDIGNAATELTERMSRGVPQANGTMAPEPTMDVQHVARTVLHMAGLPLDANMLFVTIMATQMPFVGRG